GGCCGGGCAGGTAATGGCGGAGGCCTCGTACGGCAGCATCGAGTTTTCTTCGGTGGCGCTGGGCTCCAAGCTGATTGTAGTGCTGGGCCACCAGAGCTGCGGAGCTGTGGATGCGGCCATCAAGCGCCCCGACGTGCCCGGCCACATCGTTTCGCTTGTTAACAGCGTGAAGCCGGCCGCCGAAAAAACCAAGAACATGGCCGGCGACCGGCTGGAGAATACCATCCGTCAGAACGTTATCGACCAGGTAAACCAGCTGCGCGACCTGGAGCCGGTACTGGCGAAAAAGTACAAAAACGGCGAGATTCTGATTGTGGGAGCGGTGTACAACCTGGGCACGGGCAAAGTTGAGTTCCTGTCCGAAACGCTGCAAAACCTGCCCGCTTTCCGGGCCCCGGCGGCAGCGGCTAAACCGGCCGGCAAGTAATGGCGGCACCGGTAGTACTGCCGGCCCTGGCCCGCTGGGCTGGGGCCGGCCTGCTGGCGGCGGGCCTGCTGCTGGCTGCCAGGCCCGCCGCGGCCCAGAACACCCGCCTCAACGACCGGAATACCATCGGCTGGCTTACCAACACCACTACGCTGCGCTTTGCCGAGCGGTGGAGCGGCCACCTGGAGTACCAGTTCCGCCGCGAAAACGGCTTGGCCGACTGGCAGCAGAGCCTGCTGCGCACCGGGGTCAATTACCAGGTCAACGACCGGCTGACGGTGCGCCTGGGGTACGCCTGGATTGAAACGTTTCCCTACGGCGACTACCCCATTCAGGCGGCGGGCCGGCAGTTTCCTGAGCACCGTATCTACCAGATGGCCACGCTCAGCAACCCCATCGGCCGCGTCGAGGTCAGCCACCGGTTTATGCTGGAGCAGCGCTGGTTTGGCCGTTTCCTCAGCCCCACCAGCCCCGACCCCGACGAGTGGGTGTACGTGAACCGCCTGCGCTACATGGCCCGCGTGCAGGTGCCGCTGAGCCAGCCGGGCCCCGGCGGCCGCGGCCCCTACGCCGCTGCCTACGACGAAATCTTTCTTGGTTTCGGCCGCAATGTCAACGAAAACGTGTTCGACCAGAACCGCTTGGCCCTGCTGCTGGGCTACCGGTTCGGGCCGGCGTTCCGGATAGAGGGCGGCTTTTTCCAGCAGCGGCTGCAGCTGCCCCGCGAAATCGAAGGCCGCAACGTGTTTCAGCGCAACAACGGCTTTATCGTGAATACCGTGGTAAACCTGGACCTGCGCCGCTCCACCCCCGCCACCCCGGCTAACTAAGCGGGAACGGGACGCCGACAGCCCTAGCGCGACTCTGGCGGCAGACTTAGCCAGCTGTGCTGGCGCGTCTGCCCGCCGGGGGATGGGGCAAGTCTCCGGACTTGCGGCCGCGCAGCGGCCATCAGGCGTCAGGGCCGCATGGCTTTGCAGCCTGCGTAAAAAGACGGTAACGCGAAGTTTCACTTCGCGAGATGCTAGAACGACCGGTCCTGAATCGTTCTGACGCCTCGCGAAGTGAAACTTCGCGTTACATCTGTCTATCCTACCACCAATTCATGCGGCCCTGACGCCTGATGGCCGCTGCGCGGCCGCCAGTCCGGAGACTTGCCCCATCCCCCGGCGGGCAGACGCGCCAGCACAGCTGGCTAAGTCTGCCGCCAGAGCTGCCAGGGCTGTTTACTCTACCGATTCTTTGTTCACGACATCCGACCAGGCCAGGATGCCGCCTTCCAGGTTCAGCAGGTTGGCTAAGCCATACTCACGTTGGAGGCGCTCCACGGCGCGGGCACTGCGGGCCCCGGAGCGGCAGTATACTACCACCGGGTGGTGGCGGGGCACGGCGGCGGCACCCCGGTCGAGGGCGCTGAGGGGCAGCAGGGTGGCGCCGGGCAGGTGGCCGGCGGCGTATTCTTCCGGCTCCCGCACATCCAGCAGGAAAGGCGGATTACCGGAATGAAGCTGCCGCAGCAGCTCCGGCACCGAAACGGAGCTGACGCCCACGCCGCAGAGGTCGGCGTAGTCGTCGTGGTTGGCCGTGTCGAGGGTGATGGCGGCCTGCTCGGGGCGGCGCTTGAAGCGCAGGGTGCGCGTCTCGAACGTGAGGGCATCGAGCAGCCAGAGCCGCCCGCTCAGCACCTCGCCCAGGCCCAGCACCACTTTCAGCGCCTCGGTGGCCTGGGCCGTGCCCACCAGGCCGGGCAGCACGCCCAGCACGCCGGTGGCCTCGCAATTGGGCGCCTCCTGGGCCGAGGGCGGCTGCGGAAACAGGCAGCGGTAGGTGGGGCCGCCCTGGTAGTTGAACACCGAAACTTGCCCCTCAAACTTATAAATGGCTCCCGACACCAGGGGCTTGCCCAGGCTCACGCAGGCGTCGTTGAGCAGGTAGCGGGTGGGGAAGTTGTCGGAGCCGTCCACCACCACGTCGTAGCGGCTCACTAGCTCCCGCACGTTGCCGAGCGTGACACGGTAGGCGTGAATTTCGGTGACGACCAGCGGGTTGAGGCGGTGCAGGGCCCGAGCTGCCACCTCGGCTTTGCGCTGGCCCAGGTCGTCGGGGCCGTACAAAATCTGGCGTTGCAGGTTGCTCAGCTCCACTTTGTCGGAGTCGACGATGCCCAGCGTGCCCACGCCGGCAGCGGCCAGGTATTGCAGCACCGGGCAGCCCAGCCCCCCGGCGCCCACCACTAGCACGCGGGCGTCGCGCAGGCGCAGCTGCCCCGCCTCCCCGATTTCGGGCAGCTGCACGTGGCGGCGGTAGCGGTGTTGTTCGTCGGCAGTCAGCATGTGTTCAATTAAAAATTAGGAATTAAAAATTAAAAATTGGGGATGCTGGCTTTCGTGACGGTCTGCTAAATCCTTCAGCAACAGCAGCGTAAAAACAGTTCGTGTGAAACCTGTTTCACCTTGGCAAAGTTGGAGAAACAGGAAGGTTTTCGGAATGGATGATACCGCTTCTCTATCCCTCCTTGTGCATAGGCAAGAAGACGCACCAAGCCATTTTTAATTTTTAATTCTCAATTTTTAATTGACCACATGGACATTCTGCTGCCTCCTACCAGCTACGACTACGTGACCGTGCAGCGGGTGCAGGGCCAGGACGTAGCCACGGCCTCCGACGTGCTGGCCGCCGAGGAACCCCTGGAAATCCGGGTGGGCTACGGGCCGGCGGGGCAGCGCCAGCACCGCACCTTGTCTATCACCATGCGCACGCCTGGCCACGACTTCGAGCTGGCCGCCGGCTTCTTGTTCACCGAAGGCATCATCCGGGGCCGCCAGGACCTGACCGGGGTTATCTACTGCGCCGATGTGGAAAAAGAGGAGGAGCGGGAAAACGTGGTGCGCGCCGAGCTGGCCGTCGGGGCGGCCGTGGACCTGCCCCGGTTGGAGCGCCACTTCTACACCAGCAGTAGCTGCGGGGTCTGCGGCAAAACCAGCATCGAGGCCGTGCACGCCAGCGCCTGCCCAGTGCTGCCCGCTGCCGGCCCCCACGTAGCGGCTAGCGTCATTCATCAGCTGCCCGAGCGGCAGCGCGCGGCCCAGGCCTTGTTTGAGCAAACCGGCGGCCTGCACGCCTCGGCCCTATTTTCGCCCGCGGGCGAGCTGCTGCTGCTGCGCGAAGACGTGGGCCGCCACAACGCCCTCGACAAGGTAATCGGGGCGGCCCTGCTTCAGGAGCAGCTACCTCTGCACAACGCGGTGCTGCTGGTCAGCGGCCGGGCTTCGTTTGAATTGGTGCAGAAAGCCGCCGTGGCCGGCATTCCGGTGCTGGCGGCCGTGGGTGCCCCCTCTTCCCTGGCCGTGCAAGCCGCCCACGACTTCGGCATGACCCTCTGCGGCTTCGTGCGTCAAAACCGCTACAACATCTACACCCACCCCTGGCGGATTACAGAAAAGTAAGAACGAGGACCTCAGAGCTGTGTTCCGGCCCGCGTGAACTGTCATTCCGACGCAGGAGGAATCTGGGCTACTCACCAGATGTCAAATCCAGATTCCTCCTGCGTCGGAATGACAGTTCTGGCGACTCGCACAACCAAGCCGAAGCCGGGTTTTGGGGCACTGGGGTTTGGTACAACCTTACGATTCCGCCTCCGCGTAATCAGCGCGTAATCTGCACAATCTGTGATTATATGAAGCTCCGCATCGAAGACAACTCCCTGCGCCTGCGCTTGTCGGACGACGAGGTGGCACATTTTGCCCAAACGGGCCGCGTGGAAAGCACCGTCAAACTGGGCCCGCGGCCCGAAGACCAGCTTACCTACGCCCTGGAGCGCCTGCCCGGCGAAGACTCCGCCACCACGGTGCGGGTGCTGTTTGTGGGGGCCGCCCTGGAGGTGCGCGTGCCGCCCGCTATTGCCGAAGCCTGGACGGGCTCGGAACAAATCGGATTTTCGGAAAAAATAAGAGTGACCGAGAGCCAAGAGCTGCGTATCTTGGTAGAGAAGGACCTGGATTGCAGGCACTAAGCTCAACTTTATTGGGTACTTGTGCGCTTCCGGATTTCCACTTGACCTTTCATCCCACCCCGAGTTATGGACAAATCTCCTGCCTACGACCCTAGCAAAGCCGGCAAAACCGAGCAGCAAACGGCCAGCGACAATGCCCCTAAAAGCGGGGAGCGGCCCGACCAGGGCGCTGCCCCCACCAGTGACAACTGGAGCACCTCGCCCGACCGCCACTCGATGGACGAGCGAATTATGGAAGCGCCCGACACGCTGGGCGCCAAGCATAAGTACCCTATTCTGGCCCAGCCGCCCGAGGAGTTTACCGGCCTCAAGCTCACCAAGCCCGCCAAAGTAGCCGCCGGCGTTACGGCCGTGCTCAAGTCGGGCGCTTTTGCCTGGGGCGAGGACGGCGTGGGGCGCGGCACGCACGCCCTGCTCAAGATGAACCAGAAGGATGGCTTCGACTGCTCCTCCTGCGCCTGGCCCGACCCCGACGAGCACCGCTCGGTGGCCGAGTTCTGTGAGAACGGGGCTAAGGCCACGGCCTCTGATGCCGACTCTCAACGCGTAGACCCCGAGTTCTTCGCCAAGCACAGCCTCGTGGACCTGTCGCGCATGACCGACCGGGACCTGAACAACGCCGGCCGCATTACGCACCCCATGGTGCTGCGGCCGGGGGCCACACACTACACGCCCATCACCTGGGAAGAAGCGTTTCAGTTGGTGGCCGATGAGCTGAACGCGCTGAAGTCGCCGCACGAGGCCATTTTTTATACCTCGGGCAAAGTGCCGAACGAGCCGGCGTATCTGTACCAGCTCTTTGTGCGGCAGTTCGGCACCAACAACCTGCCCGACTGCTCTAACCTCTGCCACGAAAGCAGCGGCGCGGCCCTGAGCAACACCACCGGCCTGGGCAAAGGCTCGGTCACGCTCAACGACTTCTACGAGGCCGAGGTCATCATCGTCATCGGGCAGAACCCCGGCACCAACCACCCGCGCATGCTCACGGCCCTGCAAAAGGCCAAGCGCAACGGTGCTAAAATCATCAGCATCAACCCCTTATACGAGGCGGGTCTGTTGGCTTTCAAAAACCCCCAGGACTTCATGAACCCGCTGCGGGCCCTGGGCGCTCTGCTCGGCGACGGTACACCCATTACTGACATCTACCTGCAAGTGCGCATCAACTCCGACCAGCTGGTGCTGCGCGGGCTGATGAAGTGTCTGCTGGAAGCCGAAGCGCTGAACCCCGGCCAGGTGCTCGACCAGGAGTTTATCCGGGAGTACACCACCGGCTACCCCGAGCTGGTGGAAACGCTGAACAACACCAGCTGGGACGATATTGAGCAAACCAGCGGCCTGACCAAAGCTCAAATCCAGGAGGCCGCCAACCTGATTGGCCGCCACAAGAAGATTATCACCTGCTGGGCCATGGGGCTTACCCAGCAGAAAAACGGCGTGTACACGATTC
This region of Hymenobacter sp. YIM 151500-1 genomic DNA includes:
- the fdhD gene encoding formate dehydrogenase accessory sulfurtransferase FdhD, whose amino-acid sequence is MDILLPPTSYDYVTVQRVQGQDVATASDVLAAEEPLEIRVGYGPAGQRQHRTLSITMRTPGHDFELAAGFLFTEGIIRGRQDLTGVIYCADVEKEEERENVVRAELAVGAAVDLPRLERHFYTSSSCGVCGKTSIEAVHASACPVLPAAGPHVAASVIHQLPERQRAAQALFEQTGGLHASALFSPAGELLLLREDVGRHNALDKVIGAALLQEQLPLHNAVLLVSGRASFELVQKAAVAGIPVLAAVGAPSSLAVQAAHDFGMTLCGFVRQNRYNIYTHPWRITEK
- the moeB gene encoding molybdopterin-synthase adenylyltransferase MoeB, whose amino-acid sequence is MLTADEQHRYRRHVQLPEIGEAGQLRLRDARVLVVGAGGLGCPVLQYLAAAGVGTLGIVDSDKVELSNLQRQILYGPDDLGQRKAEVAARALHRLNPLVVTEIHAYRVTLGNVRELVSRYDVVVDGSDNFPTRYLLNDACVSLGKPLVSGAIYKFEGQVSVFNYQGGPTYRCLFPQPPSAQEAPNCEATGVLGVLPGLVGTAQATEALKVVLGLGEVLSGRLWLLDALTFETRTLRFKRRPEQAAITLDTANHDDYADLCGVGVSSVSVPELLRQLHSGNPPFLLDVREPEEYAAGHLPGATLLPLSALDRGAAAVPRHHPVVVYCRSGARSARAVERLQREYGLANLLNLEGGILAWSDVVNKESVE
- a CDS encoding FdhF/YdeP family oxidoreductase, which gives rise to MDKSPAYDPSKAGKTEQQTASDNAPKSGERPDQGAAPTSDNWSTSPDRHSMDERIMEAPDTLGAKHKYPILAQPPEEFTGLKLTKPAKVAAGVTAVLKSGAFAWGEDGVGRGTHALLKMNQKDGFDCSSCAWPDPDEHRSVAEFCENGAKATASDADSQRVDPEFFAKHSLVDLSRMTDRDLNNAGRITHPMVLRPGATHYTPITWEEAFQLVADELNALKSPHEAIFYTSGKVPNEPAYLYQLFVRQFGTNNLPDCSNLCHESSGAALSNTTGLGKGSVTLNDFYEAEVIIVIGQNPGTNHPRMLTALQKAKRNGAKIISINPLYEAGLLAFKNPQDFMNPLRALGALLGDGTPITDIYLQVRINSDQLVLRGLMKCLLEAEALNPGQVLDQEFIREYTTGYPELVETLNNTSWDDIEQTSGLTKAQIQEAANLIGRHKKIITCWAMGLTQQKNGVYTIQEIVNMHFMKGAVGIPGAGLCPVRGHSNVQGDRTMGIWERPTDKFLNSLAEEFNFEPPREYGYDVVEAMKALHDGHVKVFMAMGGNLLSASSDTEFVAEAMRKLRLSVHVTTKLNRGHLVNGEMALLLPCLARTDIDMQKSGQQFTSCENSMGVVSMSKGVLQPLEGQMLSEVAIVCGIALTTLGDRTTVDWVGCTENYDRIRDYIARTIPGFEDFNEKVRHPGGFYLPNGPRERNFTTENAKANFSSTPYEKHVLEPDQLVLMTIRSHDQFNTTVYDYNDRYRGVHNERRVIFMHPDDMRQRGIRERGLVNITSHFEGQQRHAEKFIAIPYDIPKGDCAMYFPEGNVLVPIGSVAYKSNTPTSKFVIVTVAPVEEPVGKRTALPEREAVTAVS
- a CDS encoding DUF7009 family protein; amino-acid sequence: MKLRIEDNSLRLRLSDDEVAHFAQTGRVESTVKLGPRPEDQLTYALERLPGEDSATTVRVLFVGAALEVRVPPAIAEAWTGSEQIGFSEKIRVTESQELRILVEKDLDCRH
- a CDS encoding DUF2490 domain-containing protein, whose product is MAAPVVLPALARWAGAGLLAAGLLLAARPAAAQNTRLNDRNTIGWLTNTTTLRFAERWSGHLEYQFRRENGLADWQQSLLRTGVNYQVNDRLTVRLGYAWIETFPYGDYPIQAAGRQFPEHRIYQMATLSNPIGRVEVSHRFMLEQRWFGRFLSPTSPDPDEWVYVNRLRYMARVQVPLSQPGPGGRGPYAAAYDEIFLGFGRNVNENVFDQNRLALLLGYRFGPAFRIEGGFFQQRLQLPREIEGRNVFQRNNGFIVNTVVNLDLRRSTPATPAN
- a CDS encoding carbonic anhydrase, which produces MLRNSLIMLALLGWLTTTPLTAKAQSRRSAPAKTARTTQTASIDSAKWRKDHYVVNRDSAYANPYVALRKLMGGNRRFVENKSIRPRQDRAALTNTEKGQKPFATIVGCSDSRVPNEIIFDQGVGDLFIIRTAGQVMAEASYGSIEFSSVALGSKLIVVLGHQSCGAVDAAIKRPDVPGHIVSLVNSVKPAAEKTKNMAGDRLENTIRQNVIDQVNQLRDLEPVLAKKYKNGEILIVGAVYNLGTGKVEFLSETLQNLPAFRAPAAAAKPAGK